One segment of Bradyrhizobium sp. CB2312 DNA contains the following:
- a CDS encoding sugar ABC transporter permease, producing MNELSASSRITYRAVMVRPGVARRIRGLSDRTLAWLFITPTIVLLLAINIFPLIWTIYLSFTNYRANRANVPTIWLGADWYQSILTDPDIWAAMQVTAHFVIWTVVIETVLGFGLAYLIDKKFRGHGMWTTIILLPMMLSPAVVGNFWTFLYQPQIGLFNYVVAFFTGRAASSFQMLGDVTLSPWAIVIVDAWMWTPYVMLICLAGLRSIPDYIYEAAEVDRASKWRQFWSITLPMALPFIMLAVLFRGIENFKMFDMVNLLTGGGPGSTTEVASITLKRAAFESWRTGYSSAFAIILFVTVFGLANIYVKALNKVKSR from the coding sequence ATGAACGAATTGAGTGCCTCTTCGCGGATCACCTATCGGGCCGTCATGGTCCGGCCAGGCGTGGCGCGCCGTATCCGGGGCCTGTCGGACAGGACGCTCGCCTGGCTCTTCATCACGCCGACGATCGTGCTGCTGCTGGCGATCAATATCTTCCCGCTGATCTGGACGATCTATCTGTCGTTCACGAACTACCGCGCGAACAGGGCCAACGTGCCGACGATCTGGCTGGGCGCTGACTGGTACCAGTCGATCCTGACCGATCCTGACATCTGGGCGGCGATGCAGGTGACCGCGCATTTCGTGATCTGGACCGTGGTGATCGAGACCGTCCTCGGATTTGGCCTGGCCTACCTCATCGACAAGAAATTCCGCGGCCACGGCATGTGGACAACGATCATCCTGCTGCCGATGATGCTCTCGCCGGCCGTCGTCGGCAATTTCTGGACGTTTCTGTACCAGCCCCAGATCGGCCTGTTCAATTACGTCGTCGCCTTCTTCACCGGACGCGCAGCCTCCTCCTTCCAGATGCTGGGCGACGTCACGCTGAGCCCCTGGGCCATCGTCATCGTCGATGCGTGGATGTGGACGCCGTATGTGATGCTGATTTGTCTCGCCGGCCTGCGTTCGATCCCCGATTACATCTACGAGGCGGCCGAGGTCGACCGCGCGTCGAAGTGGCGGCAGTTCTGGTCGATCACGCTGCCGATGGCGCTGCCGTTCATCATGCTGGCCGTGCTCTTCCGCGGCATCGAGAATTTCAAGATGTTCGACATGGTCAATCTGCTCACCGGCGGCGGGCCGGGATCGACCACGGAAGTCGCCTCGATCACGCTCAAGCGGGCGGCGTTCGAGAGCTGGCGCACCGGCTATTCCTCGGCCTTCG
- a CDS encoding extracellular solute-binding protein — protein MKRTMKTLVVACGAVGAAFGVGAGTTPAQAQGKTITLCWAAWDPANALVELSKGFTAKSGIGMKFEFVPWTNYADRFLNELNSHGSLCDLIIGDSQWIGGAAENGQYVKLNDFFKKEGISMDDYMPATVVGYSEWPKNTPNYWALPAMGDAVGWTYRKDWFARPDVQKDFKAKYGREIGVPKTLDELKDIAQFFQGREIDGKKVYGASIYTERGSEGITMGVSNYLYDYGFKYDDPKKPYAMDGFVNSASAVKGLEAYKELYKCCTPPGASNSYMSEGLDAFKSGQVALQMNFFAFFPGLYKDPNVGGDKIGFFVNPAGPAAQATQLGGQGISVVSYSKNQAEALQYIKWFSGGDVQKKWWALGGYSCAKSVLNDPGFPNSAPFAKEFLQSMGMVVDFWAEPSYAQLLQAEQKRVHDYVVADKGTAQEALDGLVKDWKAIFKEEGKKF, from the coding sequence ATGAAACGAACGATGAAGACGCTTGTAGTGGCATGCGGGGCTGTTGGCGCCGCGTTCGGCGTCGGAGCGGGCACCACGCCTGCGCAGGCGCAAGGCAAGACCATCACGTTGTGCTGGGCCGCATGGGATCCCGCCAACGCGCTGGTCGAATTGTCGAAGGGCTTCACCGCCAAATCGGGTATCGGTATGAAGTTCGAATTCGTGCCGTGGACCAATTACGCCGATCGATTCCTGAACGAACTCAATTCGCACGGCTCGCTGTGCGACCTCATCATCGGCGATTCACAATGGATCGGCGGCGCTGCGGAGAACGGCCAGTACGTCAAGCTCAACGATTTCTTCAAGAAGGAAGGAATCAGCATGGACGACTACATGCCGGCCACGGTGGTCGGCTATTCCGAGTGGCCGAAGAACACACCGAACTACTGGGCGCTGCCGGCAATGGGCGATGCGGTGGGCTGGACCTATCGCAAGGACTGGTTCGCGCGGCCGGACGTGCAGAAGGACTTCAAGGCCAAGTACGGCCGCGAGATCGGCGTGCCGAAGACGCTCGATGAGCTCAAGGACATCGCGCAGTTCTTCCAGGGCCGCGAGATCGACGGCAAGAAGGTCTACGGCGCCTCGATCTATACCGAGCGCGGCTCGGAAGGCATCACCATGGGCGTCTCGAACTACCTCTACGACTACGGCTTCAAATACGACGATCCGAAGAAGCCCTATGCGATGGATGGGTTCGTGAACTCGGCCAGCGCGGTGAAGGGGCTCGAGGCCTACAAGGAGCTCTACAAGTGCTGCACGCCGCCCGGCGCCTCCAACTCCTACATGTCGGAAGGGCTTGATGCCTTCAAGTCCGGCCAGGTCGCGCTGCAGATGAATTTCTTCGCGTTTTTCCCGGGCCTCTACAAGGATCCGAATGTCGGCGGCGACAAGATCGGCTTCTTCGTCAATCCGGCCGGTCCCGCAGCGCAAGCGACGCAGCTGGGCGGACAGGGCATCTCGGTGGTCTCCTACTCCAAGAACCAGGCCGAGGCCCTGCAATACATCAAGTGGTTCTCCGGCGGCGACGTCCAGAAGAAGTGGTGGGCGCTCGGCGGCTATTCCTGCGCCAAGTCCGTGCTGAACGACCCGGGCTTCCCGAACAGCGCGCCCTTCGCCAAGGAGTTCCTGCAGTCGATGGGAATGGTCGTCGACTTCTGGGCCGAGCCCTCCTACGCCCAGTTGCTGCAAGCCGAGCAGAAGCGCGTGCATGACTATGTGGTTGCCGACAAGGGCACCGCTCAGGAAGCGCTCGACGGTCTGGTGAAGGACTGGAAGGCGATCTTCAAGGAAGAAGGCAAGAAGTTCTGA